A genomic region of Thermoanaerobaculia bacterium contains the following coding sequences:
- the thiC gene encoding phosphomethylpyrimidine synthase ThiC, producing the protein MTQLLKARNGVITPEMETILESEPISRDALLKGVGDGTIVVLANPAHVKMGGVPLAIGKGTRIKVNANLGTSQDDYRMAQEKAKLEASLKAKADTVMDLSTGGDLNAIRRTLINDCPVPFGTVPIYQAEADIAARKGSFLDLVAEDLLSVIENQARDGVDFMTIHAGIRLRGVEHLRSSGRLTGVVSRGGGLLASWMLHHRRENPLFERFDDVLDICRSHDVTISLGDALRPGSLHDATDTLQVDELNTLGDLVLRCRDSGVQSMVEGPGHVPLDQIETNVILQKRLCHGAPFYVLGPLVTDIAAGWDHITGAIGGALAGWIGVDYLCAVTPAEHLALPSPEEVYAGVMAFRVAAHAADVARRFPGAMERDHAMSRARFNLDWDRQIELAMDPHTMKEVRQERKSETRACTMCGPYCPMDLVKNLSDDEGSQESSD; encoded by the coding sequence ATGACACAACTCCTCAAGGCACGGAATGGGGTTATCACCCCTGAAATGGAAACCATACTCGAGTCAGAGCCGATTTCCCGGGATGCTCTGTTGAAAGGGGTCGGCGACGGAACGATTGTAGTGTTAGCCAACCCCGCCCATGTGAAGATGGGGGGGGTTCCTCTGGCCATTGGAAAGGGAACTCGAATCAAAGTGAATGCGAACCTGGGCACATCGCAGGATGATTATCGGATGGCCCAGGAAAAGGCGAAGCTCGAAGCCTCCCTGAAAGCGAAGGCGGACACGGTGATGGATCTTTCCACCGGGGGAGATCTGAATGCAATCCGTCGGACGTTGATCAACGACTGTCCCGTTCCCTTTGGAACGGTCCCCATCTACCAGGCGGAAGCGGATATCGCAGCCCGGAAAGGATCATTTCTGGACCTTGTTGCCGAAGATCTTCTCTCAGTCATCGAAAATCAGGCCCGGGACGGAGTGGACTTCATGACGATCCATGCTGGAATTCGCCTTCGCGGAGTGGAACATCTGCGATCCTCCGGTCGTTTGACCGGGGTTGTTTCCCGGGGCGGTGGCTTACTGGCATCCTGGATGCTGCATCATAGAAGGGAAAACCCTCTCTTTGAGCGCTTTGATGACGTCCTGGACATCTGTCGGTCCCACGATGTGACCATTTCCCTGGGAGACGCCTTACGACCGGGATCGCTCCACGATGCGACCGACACCCTTCAGGTGGATGAACTGAACACGCTGGGGGATCTGGTTCTTCGATGCCGCGATTCCGGTGTCCAATCCATGGTGGAAGGTCCCGGTCACGTTCCCCTGGATCAGATCGAAACCAACGTCATTTTACAAAAGCGCCTGTGCCATGGAGCTCCGTTTTATGTCCTGGGGCCTCTGGTGACCGATATTGCCGCCGGATGGGATCATATAACCGGTGCCATCGGAGGTGCCCTTGCCGGCTGGATCGGGGTCGATTATCTGTGTGCGGTAACCCCCGCTGAACATCTGGCCCTTCCCTCTCCGGAAGAAGTATATGCCGGAGTCATGGCTTTTCGGGTTGCCGCCCATGCCGCCGATGTCGCGCGTCGGTTTCCCGGTGCCATGGAACGGGATCATGCCATGAGCCGGGCCCGGTTTAACCTGGATTGGGACAGGCAGATTGAACTTGCAATGGATCCTCACACCATGAAAGAGGTGAGGCAGGAGAGAAAGTCAGAAACACGGGCCTGCACCATGTGCGGTCCGTACTGCCCGATGGATCTTGTGAAAAATCTTTCCGATGACGAGGGATCTCAGGAAAGTTCCGATTGA
- a CDS encoding response regulator, with protein MPRTLLIIDDEHDLLTFLKQVFSSEGFEVTTALDGETGITAAREIHPSLILLDIMLPGMDGWEILRVLRSDRETSDIPVVMLTARTDPESKWEGWQGGAVDYVTKPFTLTDIIQRVKEIVVQTESLRGER; from the coding sequence ATGCCCCGGACGCTGCTGATCATTGACGATGAGCACGATCTATTGACCTTCCTGAAACAGGTATTTTCCTCGGAAGGATTCGAAGTCACCACCGCCCTGGATGGAGAGACGGGAATCACTGCGGCCAGGGAAATCCATCCATCTCTTATTCTGCTCGATATCATGCTGCCCGGCATGGACGGATGGGAAATTCTCCGCGTTCTGCGAAGTGACCGTGAGACCTCGGACATCCCCGTAGTCATGCTGACTGCCCGTACCGACCCGGAATCGAAATGGGAAGGATGGCAGGGGGGGGCCGTGGATTATGTCACTAAACCCTTTACGCTGACGGACATTATCCAGAGGGTCAAGGAGATTGTCGTTCAGACGGAGTCATTACGTGGAGAACGTTGA
- a CDS encoding ATP-binding protein, whose protein sequence is MASIKRHLTFGYSLLAILVVIIGTVFTVSTNRRTARKDLQNSAEAFVRLSASRLNSIFDVYYESAYQMFFEQCQDVLHESRDISRVEIISMDGTILFSTRAFSDPSFIPEQARFGHVDPGELRAVQSLNMTSEANDHLVIYFPVIETWGPHRHTLRYTFSLKRLTASTTSMIIQALIIALLTIVLILIFTQPLAKKIVNPLRDLAFHADMLAQGASTKQIEIHRNDEIGDLMRSFNSMAEQMTDQLETLRKTNLQLENANRELKTLDQMKNDLIASVSHELRTPLTTAKGYVEYLLHIAPEVLPREETERSLSTVLRNINRLRGLIDGLIDLSLLQRESFSVDILPFSPEDVLSSLKETYLNAAHPNGVKVHFHDHLPPDCQIKGDRDRVIQVMENLINNAIKFNKPRGFVDVFAEPLDGRIQFRVKDSGIGIPKDSLPRLGTKFFQVDASSRRKYGGLGLGLSIVSSILQSHGVSLQVDSEINEGSTFSFSLPMVKDESLKKVGKVLIYEPNRDFGSMVQARLAEMGLHCIVASSLDSFTETLSRERVHLLIADPVSENEVCDETLLLRFRDSGHKMTPFIFVTSVDRSQLSVSPHTVLRKPVSLSRLTRTVQTVLEEVRDAPDAADH, encoded by the coding sequence ATGGCCAGCATTAAGCGACATCTGACCTTCGGGTATAGCCTCCTTGCCATTCTTGTGGTCATCATCGGTACGGTCTTTACCGTCTCGACAAATCGAAGAACCGCGCGAAAGGATCTTCAGAACTCTGCCGAGGCCTTTGTCAGGCTCTCGGCTTCGAGACTCAACTCTATCTTTGACGTTTACTACGAGTCCGCCTACCAGATGTTTTTCGAACAGTGCCAGGATGTCCTCCACGAGAGCCGTGACATTTCAAGGGTCGAAATCATCAGCATGGACGGGACTATTCTATTTTCAACCCGGGCCTTTTCCGATCCCTCGTTCATTCCGGAACAGGCCCGTTTCGGTCACGTGGATCCAGGAGAACTCCGGGCCGTCCAGAGCCTGAATATGACATCGGAGGCCAACGACCATCTTGTTATCTACTTTCCCGTCATTGAGACCTGGGGACCCCACAGGCACACGCTTCGGTACACCTTTTCTCTGAAAAGACTTACTGCATCAACAACCTCGATGATTATTCAGGCGCTGATCATTGCGCTTCTTACCATCGTTCTGATCCTCATTTTCACTCAGCCTCTGGCGAAAAAAATAGTGAATCCGCTGCGGGATCTGGCCTTCCATGCCGACATGCTGGCCCAGGGAGCATCAACGAAACAAATTGAGATTCATCGGAACGACGAGATCGGTGATCTCATGCGTTCCTTTAACTCCATGGCCGAACAGATGACGGACCAGCTGGAAACCCTGCGGAAAACCAATCTTCAACTGGAAAACGCCAACCGGGAACTTAAGACTCTGGATCAGATGAAAAATGATTTAATCGCTTCCGTTTCTCATGAACTCCGGACTCCCCTGACAACGGCCAAGGGGTATGTCGAATATCTTCTTCATATAGCGCCGGAGGTTTTACCGCGAGAGGAGACCGAACGGAGTCTTTCGACGGTCCTCCGCAATATTAATCGATTGAGAGGCCTGATTGACGGACTCATCGATCTGTCTCTTCTTCAGCGAGAGAGCTTTTCCGTGGATATTCTCCCCTTTTCTCCCGAAGATGTGCTTTCTTCACTGAAGGAGACTTATCTGAACGCGGCTCATCCAAATGGAGTCAAAGTTCACTTTCATGACCATCTGCCCCCCGACTGTCAGATCAAGGGGGATCGGGACCGGGTGATTCAGGTCATGGAAAATCTAATAAACAATGCGATTAAATTCAACAAACCCAGGGGATTCGTCGATGTATTTGCAGAGCCTCTGGATGGAAGAATTCAGTTCCGGGTAAAAGATTCAGGAATCGGCATCCCCAAAGATTCCCTGCCGCGCCTGGGTACGAAGTTTTTCCAGGTGGACGCCTCATCCAGAAGAAAATACGGGGGATTGGGACTGGGTTTATCCATCGTTTCGTCCATTCTCCAATCCCATGGGGTCAGCCTGCAGGTAGACAGTGAGATCAACGAGGGATCTACCTTTTCTTTCTCGCTTCCCATGGTCAAAGATGAATCATTAAAAAAGGTGGGAAAGGTTCTCATCTATGAACCCAACAGGGACTTCGGTTCCATGGTGCAGGCGCGACTGGCGGAAATGGGTCTGCACTGTATTGTCGCGAGCAGTCTTGACTCGTTTACAGAAACTCTTTCCCGCGAGAGAGTTCACCTACTGATTGCCGACCCTGTCTCTGAAAATGAGGTGTGTGACGAGACTCTTCTTCTCCGTTTTCGCGATTCCGGGCATAAAATGACGCCATTCATCTTCGTCACATCCGTGGATCGTTCCCAGTTATCGGTTTCACCCCACACAGTTCTTCGAAAACCCGTCAGCCTCTCCCGGCTGACACGCACCGTTCAAACCGTTCTGGAGGAGGTAAGGGATGCCCCGGACGCTGCTGATCATTGA
- a CDS encoding methyltransferase, protein MELSGLLSHLSSYWISRALLTAVELNLFTHIQRGSTDISTLADTAGVSIRGLRALIPVLISMGLIAEDQKGMVLTRLGEALSEDNPHHRLGIFWHHINLWKKWSELTATVITGNPVEEDLDLESFILAMAHGKTESFDEYFGDLSFEGVHSILDLGGGPGSFSLAFLTVAEEARVTLFDLPEVIELARQILPAEVIESGRLHLLPGDVCLDSIGKDYDLIWVSSIIHSFGEDDVRMMIDKCVHSLTRGGRLVIREFFLDPGGNGPLFPALFSLNMLVNTPEGRSYTTEEIRLRMEELGLREIRMLESTGTSRMLVGMKP, encoded by the coding sequence ATGGAATTGTCGGGTTTGTTGTCTCATCTCTCCAGCTACTGGATCTCCAGAGCACTTCTGACCGCGGTGGAGCTCAATCTCTTTACCCATATTCAGCGGGGTTCCACCGATATATCGACTCTGGCGGATACGGCGGGAGTCAGCATCCGCGGGTTGCGGGCCCTCATTCCGGTATTAATCTCCATGGGCCTGATCGCGGAGGATCAAAAGGGGATGGTTCTGACACGACTCGGTGAGGCCCTGTCCGAAGACAATCCTCATCACCGCCTGGGCATCTTCTGGCATCACATCAACTTATGGAAAAAGTGGTCTGAATTGACGGCAACCGTGATCACGGGCAACCCCGTGGAAGAAGATCTTGACCTGGAAAGCTTCATTCTCGCCATGGCTCACGGAAAGACTGAATCTTTCGATGAGTACTTTGGTGACCTCTCCTTTGAAGGCGTCCATTCGATCCTCGATCTGGGCGGAGGTCCCGGGAGCTTCTCTCTGGCTTTTCTGACCGTAGCCGAAGAAGCCAGGGTCACCCTTTTCGATCTACCAGAAGTCATCGAGCTGGCCCGGCAGATCCTGCCTGCCGAAGTGATCGAATCCGGGCGCCTCCATCTTCTTCCGGGGGATGTCTGTCTCGACTCCATCGGGAAAGATTACGATCTGATCTGGGTATCCTCCATCATTCACTCCTTCGGGGAGGATGATGTCCGAATGATGATCGACAAGTGTGTTCATTCCCTGACCCGGGGCGGCAGGCTGGTCATTCGTGAATTTTTCCTGGATCCGGGAGGAAACGGCCCACTCTTTCCAGCACTTTTCTCTCTGAACATGCTGGTTAATACGCCCGAGGGTCGATCCTACACAACGGAGGAAATCCGATTGAGAATGGAGGAGCTGGGATTGAGGGAGATCCGGATGCTTGAGTCGACCGGAACATCACGAATGCTTGTGGGAATGAAGCCCTGA
- a CDS encoding ABC transporter substrate-binding protein, translating to MRGLHFLYLILLLTAIPACRNTPDILTVVHSTPPLSLDPLTTVDMNTQYVLFNVYEGLVGYDAGHGIVPVLAESWSNPTPTTWVFQLRKGVYFHDGSEFTSRDAVWSLSQVKANPDHPLRHHFDPIIRIEDPDPHTLLLETRKETTIILHHLTSIRIVKEGSPLAGGTGPYIIEKQEDREIRLKANPHYWKALHPIPTVIFQYMPSEDDRIHAIEDLAARHQPFILLDFTKDMDKINVPVELKTILSKTITYLGFNVTIPPFDSRDFRKALYQAIDVERIIKTRLHGSAVSASQVIPVHAFGYDHNLKRYPFDPEAAKAVLNHRSYPADIDLYLSTKGMDTAQFIAEDLAKAGITLHLNVTPWPELYERMANRNVGFYFTGFSSTFGDGLSTLEALFSSDGGFNTFGFSDPEVDRLIDFARTTENDLERLRAIQLITLIIHENVVLIPLYNRLDRHLCSAGLFWNLRGDGALNLSEIRIP from the coding sequence GTGAGGGGCTTACATTTTCTCTACCTGATTCTTCTTTTGACTGCCATTCCGGCATGTCGGAATACGCCGGACATATTGACCGTAGTGCACTCCACCCCCCCCCTCAGCCTTGATCCGCTCACGACGGTGGATATGAATACCCAGTACGTGCTCTTTAATGTCTACGAGGGTCTGGTCGGATATGATGCCGGTCACGGTATTGTTCCGGTTCTTGCGGAATCCTGGAGTAACCCGACCCCGACAACCTGGGTTTTCCAGCTGAGAAAGGGCGTCTATTTCCACGACGGCAGTGAGTTCACGTCCCGGGATGCCGTCTGGTCCCTTTCCCAGGTCAAGGCAAACCCCGATCACCCGCTCCGCCACCATTTCGATCCCATTATTCGGATCGAAGATCCGGACCCGCATACTCTCCTCCTCGAGACCCGGAAGGAAACCACAATCATCCTCCATCATCTCACTTCGATTCGGATTGTAAAGGAGGGAAGTCCACTGGCGGGAGGTACAGGACCTTATATAATCGAGAAACAAGAGGATCGGGAGATCCGGCTGAAAGCCAATCCCCATTACTGGAAAGCCCTGCACCCGATCCCGACAGTCATCTTTCAATACATGCCGTCGGAAGACGACCGGATTCATGCCATCGAGGACCTTGCGGCACGACACCAGCCCTTCATCCTTCTCGATTTCACCAAAGACATGGATAAAATCAACGTTCCGGTCGAATTGAAGACCATTCTCTCAAAAACTATAACTTATCTCGGTTTTAACGTTACCATTCCTCCCTTCGATTCAAGGGACTTTCGTAAAGCGTTGTACCAGGCAATCGACGTCGAACGAATCATAAAAACCCGTCTTCATGGAAGCGCGGTTTCAGCTTCCCAGGTTATTCCCGTCCATGCATTCGGATATGACCACAACCTTAAACGATACCCTTTTGACCCCGAAGCAGCGAAGGCTGTCCTGAACCACCGATCTTACCCCGCAGACATCGATCTCTATCTCTCCACAAAGGGCATGGACACAGCCCAATTTATTGCGGAAGACCTGGCCAAAGCCGGGATCACCCTTCATCTGAATGTGACCCCCTGGCCTGAACTTTATGAACGAATGGCGAATCGAAATGTGGGATTTTACTTTACAGGATTTTCGAGCACATTCGGTGATGGATTGTCAACGCTGGAAGCACTGTTTTCATCCGATGGAGGTTTCAATACCTTCGGATTTTCAGACCCGGAGGTGGATCGGCTGATCGATTTTGCCCGGACGACTGAGAACGATCTCGAACGATTGCGGGCAATTCAGCTTATCACGTTGATCATCCATGAGAATGTCGTTCTCATCCCTCTCTACAACAGGCTCGACCGCCATCTCTGCTCCGCAGGGCTTTTCTGGAATCTCCGGGGGGATGGAGCCCTGAACCTCTCCGAGATCAGGATTCCCTGA
- a CDS encoding EAL domain-containing protein, translating to MENVESLKYYSLLFDITTGLRTLPFHLERIRSQVERFGRLHVIHFILPEGRDVESRMGWEDYETHLARLSELLTKHCDLHKDYILTLNAVGGDEFTLFTPDTCAPVDLIRELEEALFPHVKGILRPLMGHATFQKKSGVRWERNLYSALTEARVQALAKVREHERSLHSYVHTFIHNSDFSLHFQPIVNLLDQNVLGRECLLRLAPNAPFTTTELFFAYTEKTTHITTIESMIWRQALETFPFEGDELLFFNITPLTLLTSDWLESVKNPDRIVLEITERVKIPDWTSFRTRVTQLQELGLRIALDDVGSGYGSLQAILEIQPEFIKIDHSLVRGVDTHPIKRNLIVSLLETARELPAEVIAENIETESELATLIQLGVSLGQGFCHCLTPENQSELS from the coding sequence GTGGAGAACGTTGAGAGCCTGAAATATTACAGCCTTCTCTTTGATATCACCACCGGGTTGCGCACGCTGCCTTTCCATCTGGAGCGTATTCGATCTCAAGTGGAACGATTTGGCCGTCTTCATGTGATCCACTTTATCCTTCCAGAAGGCCGGGATGTCGAGTCACGCATGGGATGGGAGGATTATGAAACTCACCTTGCACGGCTTTCCGAGCTGTTAACAAAACATTGCGATCTGCATAAGGACTACATCCTGACACTTAACGCCGTCGGCGGAGATGAATTTACGCTCTTCACACCGGACACCTGTGCGCCGGTTGATCTTATCCGTGAGCTTGAAGAGGCACTCTTCCCGCACGTCAAGGGAATTCTTCGTCCCCTCATGGGCCATGCGACATTTCAGAAAAAAAGCGGCGTACGATGGGAAAGAAACCTCTATTCAGCCCTGACGGAAGCCCGTGTCCAGGCACTTGCCAAGGTCAGGGAACACGAGCGGAGCCTCCATAGCTACGTGCATACGTTTATTCACAACTCCGATTTCAGTCTTCACTTTCAGCCCATTGTCAACCTTCTCGATCAGAATGTTCTGGGTCGCGAATGCCTTCTTCGTCTGGCACCCAATGCCCCCTTTACAACGACAGAACTTTTCTTCGCCTATACGGAGAAAACCACCCATATCACTACGATTGAGTCGATGATCTGGCGGCAGGCTCTGGAAACCTTTCCCTTTGAAGGAGACGAACTGCTTTTCTTCAATATCACACCGTTGACCCTGTTGACTTCTGACTGGCTGGAATCCGTCAAGAATCCGGATCGGATCGTTCTGGAAATTACGGAACGGGTAAAAATTCCAGACTGGACATCCTTCAGGACCAGAGTGACCCAGCTGCAAGAACTCGGGTTACGCATCGCTCTTGATGATGTTGGTTCAGGCTATGGTTCTCTTCAGGCGATTCTTGAGATCCAGCCTGAATTTATCAAAATTGATCATTCCCTCGTACGGGGCGTCGATACCCATCCGATCAAGCGGAATCTGATCGTATCTCTTCTTGAAACAGCCAGGGAGCTTCCGGCTGAGGTCATTGCCGAGAATATTGAGACCGAGAGCGAACTGGCCACCCTGATCCAGCTGGGAGTATCTCTGGGCCAGGGTTTCTGTCATTGTCTTACTCCCGAAAATCAATCGGAACTTTCCTGA